The Elaeis guineensis isolate ETL-2024a chromosome 12, EG11, whole genome shotgun sequence sequence TTGGTGGCAAGGATATCAAATCCTATTACCACCCATGAAGTTATGTTTCGACTATGGATTTAAACGATCATTAGAAAACCTTTTCTTTTTGCTTGTAGACATTAAACAGGCCCCAAAATCATGCCTAATTGCTTTATAAATGTCAGAAATGGGTTATTTGTTGTCATGTCATATTTGCTTGATGATTTACTAAAAGAGAGATAACATGTCTGCATGGAAATATTTCAGGCCAACAAGTGGAGGTCTTGCAAGTGATGTGGAGGAAATCAACAGTGTAAGTTGATGTCCTGACTCCAAGCAATGGTGATAGATTCTTTTTGAAAGTCAGACATGAGGGGGGTACTACCTCCATCCTTCCATTTTCGCTGAATGGGGGAAGTGACTCATATTTGATCAATCGACTCTTCAGTCGTTGGGCAGCCTCCCTGAGATGATTTAGATTAATTGTTGGATCTCCTGCTACCGGTCTGCCTAAACTGACATGCTGACCatgcaaaatatttttttgggGGGCACACCTGTCTCTTTTCATTTTGAACGTGTGGTGCTTTTTAGTAACTATTATCTCAGCGACTTATCACAGATTCTGATATACAACACTTGTTTACAGTGGTTTATGTCATTTATACACGTgatcaatttaaattttttgtcATGAATAGCACGTTGAACTCATCAATATGTATATTTGTTCTTGGACACCATGTTCAGAATATTAACCTGTTTTTGTTCTGGCTTGGAGCTGCAATTGATGTAATAATTGACACAATTGTTCTTTCTTTGGTGTAACCAAAGGTTGCGATTGTGGGATCATTGTGTCCTCTTAGATCTTTTATTTagaaagagagggggagaggaggGAGGTTGTGATCAAAAAAGGCTTTCAAGATGTGAGATTTTTGACATTACTGTTCCATCCTGTTTCATGGATTACAATTTTGGGTAATAGCAAAAGTACAATTACGAAATATGAATGATGTACGTGCTAAGGATGGTCTGTAATtgcataaagaaataaaaataagtgatttaAGCCAAACTGATTGATGATTTAGGGGATGGAGAAACAAGTTGAGACAGGTTTAGAATGAACGATAAATGTCCCAAAGAGGCCTCCGATAAAGTTAGACTTCGCATAAGAAGGATCATTACCAGACACAAATAGCTGAGTAAAAACTTCGTAGTTATAAAAGGAATATAATTGCTGTCTGTTAGGCCAAATTCCAAGCTTAATAGTACTAGCTATTGTTTTTATGCCAACGAAGTTGCCATTTTGAACTTTGAAATGTAAGATTCCCACTACTAGAATGTATTCCGGTAGGAAATTTTGGAAAGGTGTTCAAGTGCGGTGGGTTAGGAATTAATAATGAATATCCCAAACAGATACCTTACTTAAATCGATTTTATAACAGTTCGAGATCTTATCTAAAAATACTAGctgaaagatattatttaaatttttttattctatataaatatttaaaattttttagtaaatGATCTATGTGAGATTAAATATATGTTTATACATATCCTCATAAATCTACTTTTAACATATATCTGCACTTGTTCCTTGTCAATCTATCCTCTCACCAGTGGGTTATCAGGGCCCGTTGGGTTTTGAGTTCTAGCAATCAAGGTGGTCATGAACTGGATTTAGGTTTCCCTTATTGAATACAATGGCTCcaaaatatatcattttaaattaattttctcattgtttttttcttttctgacATACATATTAAATGTCTAACTTGAGTAATGCTTCCAATGCAAACCAACTTTACTGCAGGGAATTTCTCTTAGCAAACAATTACAACCTACTTCAGAATAATACTCTCAGAGAGGAAGGAAACAATATCAAGGAGAGCTTGGTCATCACCCCCTGCTATTGCTCAGAAACCTTCACATCAGGATTGCGCATCGGCTTGAGCCACATATCTGCCATGACTCGCGACGACATGCTCCAGACCACATCCTCCCCACTCTTTGCCTGCACCAACTTGCTCTTCTTTCCTGCCTTCCCAAACCCATAGGCCACGAGCCACTGCATTGCAGTCAGCCTCTGCTTCTCTCCATCCCAAATGCTCCGCCGCCCTCCTGACTTCAGTTTCAGTCCACCGACGTGCAAGCTCGCCAGCTTGTACCTCCCTTCCTCATCTCCAGCATCATCCACTCGCACTGCTTGGATTATAGCAATCGCGGGGGCTCCCACCATCTCATATCGCCGCAATGGATCCCTCATTTGAATAGTCACTAACAATGTGATCATGGTTGCTCCACTACTGCAGGCTTTTGCCCAGTCTTCTGGTGGTATGGCAGAGTCCAAGGGGTTCTTGCCGTCTACTTTGCCAACCAGAGATGAGACATTGAAGGGAGGTTCTTCTTGGGCCATTCCTGCCTGGATTTTAAGAGCTTCCACCGCCATTGCCTCGATCTTCTGCAACGAGAAGGTTAGAATCTCCTCTATCGTGACTGGTTCCTCCCTCATGTTCCAAATCCCCGTCGAAATCCTCTCTTTTCTGCCTTCATTCATCGCTGTGGCCATTGTTTTCAGGACCGCGACCGATCTGGCTGCACTGGAGCTTGCTCCTTCTTTGTTCCTTCCACTAATGATGGCCGATGCTATTCCCTCGAATGCTATTTGCTCGGCCGTCTTGCCCATCAGTTCATCCATAGCTGCAAGGGAGTGGAGCTTGGAACCCAATTCTTCCAAGTCCAGTGCAGCCAGTCTCTCAAACACCTCGAAACCACTTGCCTGATACCCAAGAATTAATGGTTTTGAGATCTGCATTGCGAGCTTTGGAGTTTCTTTTCTCCCTACTTCTACATCGAACGGATTCATGGCAGCCAAGTATCCTCCATCCCTTGTCCGAACTATGCAACCCAATCCCTTCCCAAGATCCGAGAGAAAAACACTTGTTTCAGCATTTCTACCTTCTTCTGCTACCGGTTTCATCAGAGAGGCACGGTCCGGCGTGTTTTTCTCACCCTCCAGTTCAAGCATTTGAAGGAATTCTCTTGTCACCGTCTCTTCCTCGGCGTCTAACCGCTGCATTTCGTCTCCCTCTTCTGTCTTCATAGGATCTGATCCATCCCTCATCATCATCGACTCGAGCGCCTTAATCTGCTGGGCAATTGCATCCAGTTCCGTCAACCGACTCAGGTGGGCGGTGTCATGCACCACTTCTTTCACCACCTCGCTCGAAGCCGATGTTCCATCTGCAGCCTCTCCAGACCCTGctacttcttcttcctctttctctgctTTAATCTCCACTCCCTTCTCGACAACTTCGAACTCTGGAATGTCCAGATCATCCTTCACCTCTGGTTCAGACTTCCGGATCGACGGAGAGCTCGAGTGAGGCATGGGGCCTGGCTCATCAAGACTGAACTCATCTATCCCCTTCAAATCGATCGCCGGCATCTCTTTATTCGGCGTCGAAGAATGTTCTGGTCTTGTAATCCTCGGGCTAGAAACACGGAAAGAAGTCTTCGATTGCTTCCGAGCAAAAGGAGAAGAGGAATCCTTCCCCTTATTGCTCGACTTCCCCACCTCGGCTTGGTTATAGATCCCGATACCTCCATCCTCCATGATCTGAAACCCCAACTTGAGGACCAGCTCACCTCCCTTCGCCTTCCCGGAGAGCGGGAACGTTGTGTCCCACTGCCGGACCCGTGCCCCCTCCAAGCTCCTCTCCATGGACTCCTTAACCAGTAGGCTTAGGTCCACGACACTGTTTCCGAGATCCAGCTCGGGAGCTCCGATGGCCACGACCGAGATGAGGAACGGCCGGGCTTCGAACTTGAGCGGCTTCCCCGTGGCAGAGCCGCCGCTGCAGTAAACGTGGCATCGGATGAAGAGCATCTCCTCGAAGTCGGCAGAGCCGTGCAGGACCCTCGAAGGCATGGTCTGCACGGCGCCCTCCTTGGTTTCCTTCTTGCGGACAGCGACCGAGAGGCGGAGGCCATTCATGGAGGCCGGAAGGCCCTGCACGGCGACGACCTCCACGGAGAAGAGGCACCCCAGGCGCTGCATCCTGATGTGGGACAGAGCGCGCATCGGCTTCCAGTTCCATATCCCCTTCTTCTCCCCTACCGTCGCTCCCGTCACCGCAGATGGGTTCTGCGTCTTTGATGGAGGACCGCGGCGGCTGTCCTCGGCCTCGTCCTCACCAAGTTCGCGCTGGGATTTGGGGCGGGAGCGCCAGGGAGACATGGACATGCGGCGGGACAGAGGGCGGCTGTCGGACTGCGCAAGGTCGGCGGAGGGGGCGGCATCGGATG is a genomic window containing:
- the LOC105055269 gene encoding protein PLASTID MOVEMENT IMPAIRED 1; translated protein: MADHSNNQILQELDALSHSLYQAHTARRTASLALPRSANPTSDAAPSADLAQSDSRPLSRRMSMSPWRSRPKSQRELGEDEAEDSRRGPPSKTQNPSAVTGATVGEKKGIWNWKPMRALSHIRMQRLGCLFSVEVVAVQGLPASMNGLRLSVAVRKKETKEGAVQTMPSRVLHGSADFEEMLFIRCHVYCSGGSATGKPLKFEARPFLISVVAIGAPELDLGNSVVDLSLLVKESMERSLEGARVRQWDTTFPLSGKAKGGELVLKLGFQIMEDGGIGIYNQAEVGKSSNKGKDSSSPFARKQSKTSFRVSSPRITRPEHSSTPNKEMPAIDLKGIDEFSLDEPGPMPHSSSPSIRKSEPEVKDDLDIPEFEVVEKGVEIKAEKEEEEVAGSGEAADGTSASSEVVKEVVHDTAHLSRLTELDAIAQQIKALESMMMRDGSDPMKTEEGDEMQRLDAEEETVTREFLQMLELEGEKNTPDRASLMKPVAEEGRNAETSVFLSDLGKGLGCIVRTRDGGYLAAMNPFDVEVGRKETPKLAMQISKPLILGYQASGFEVFERLAALDLEELGSKLHSLAAMDELMGKTAEQIAFEGIASAIISGRNKEGASSSAARSVAVLKTMATAMNEGRKERISTGIWNMREEPVTIEEILTFSLQKIEAMAVEALKIQAGMAQEEPPFNVSSLVGKVDGKNPLDSAIPPEDWAKACSSGATMITLLVTIQMRDPLRRYEMVGAPAIAIIQAVRVDDAGDEEGRYKLASLHVGGLKLKSGGRRSIWDGEKQRLTAMQWLVAYGFGKAGKKSKLVQAKSGEDVVWSMSSRVMADMWLKPMRNPDVKVSEQ